One part of the Rhipicephalus microplus isolate Deutch F79 unplaced genomic scaffold, USDA_Rmic scaffold_24, whole genome shotgun sequence genome encodes these proteins:
- the LOC119180940 gene encoding CHH-like protein, which yields MSNNHHEAIAVRAPVQRSHGRKKRHKSQTMSAGFLLVPVHCLASALLVCLFMVLTQPLVCAALDHHKRSFLELGCRGNFEQSYLAHLERICEECYQLYQKSEAYNLCRDNCFKNENFDLCAEALLLKGEMADLRRMINYLHG from the exons ATGTCGAATAATCACCACGAGGCAATAGCTGTGCGAGCCCCCGTTCAGCGTTCTCACGGAAGAAAGAAAAGGCACAAGTCACAAACC ATGAGTGCTGGCTTCCTGCTGGTGCCCGTTCATTGTCTGGCGTCTGCACTGCTCGTGTGCTTGTTTATGGTGCTCACGCAGCCCCTCGTTTGCGCGGCACTCGACCACCACAAGCGCTCTTTCTTGGAGCTGGGCTGCCGCGGCAACTTCGAGCAGTCATACCTGGCCCACCTCGAGCGCATCTGCGAAGAGTGCTACCAGCTGTACCAAAAATCAGAGGCCTACAACCTGTGCAG AGACAATTGCTTCAAGAACGAAAACTTTGACCTGTGTGCTGAGGCCCTTCTATTGAAAGGTGAAATGGCCGACCTGCGACGCATGATCAACTACCTCCACGGATGA